A genomic stretch from Campylobacter lari subsp. concheus includes:
- the purB gene encoding adenylosuccinate lyase: MVERYSREIMAKKWDMQAKYDAWLKVELAAVKAWNKLGLIKDDDCEKIIKNAKFDIARIDEIEKTTKHDVIAFLTSVSESLGEESRFVHYAMTSSDCIDTAVALQIKDSLELILQDLDQVLAAIKTRAYEHKNTLMVGRSHGIHGEPITFGLVLAIWYDSLVHAKDLIIHAKEVISYGKISGAMGNFAHAPLEFEEEVCKNLDLKPAPVSNQVIQRDRYAQVISALAILASSCEQIAVAIRHFQRTEVYEAEEYFSQGQKGSSAMPHKRNPVLSENITGLCRMIRAYVTPALENVALWHERDISHSSVERFVLPDAFITTDFMLSRLCGVIEKLLVYPENMMKNLNLTGGLVFSQRVLLELPFKGISREEAYKIVQRNAMKVWADLQNGKPALNEKGESLFLLALLADEDLKKSLSEADIRNCFDYNYYTKNVDKIFARTFK; this comes from the coding sequence ATGGTTGAAAGATATAGTAGAGAAATCATGGCTAAAAAATGGGACATGCAAGCAAAATATGATGCATGGTTAAAAGTAGAATTAGCCGCCGTGAAAGCATGGAATAAACTTGGTCTTATTAAAGATGATGATTGTGAAAAAATTATAAAAAATGCAAAATTTGATATAGCAAGAATAGATGAGATAGAAAAAACTACCAAACATGATGTTATCGCTTTTTTAACTAGTGTAAGTGAAAGTTTAGGTGAGGAAAGTCGTTTTGTACATTATGCAATGACAAGTTCAGATTGTATTGATACTGCGGTTGCTTTGCAGATTAAAGATAGCTTGGAACTAATCTTGCAAGATTTGGATCAAGTTTTAGCAGCGATTAAAACAAGAGCATATGAACATAAAAACACCTTAATGGTAGGAAGAAGCCATGGAATTCATGGAGAGCCTATAACTTTTGGCTTAGTTTTGGCTATTTGGTATGATTCGCTAGTTCATGCAAAAGACTTAATCATTCATGCAAAAGAAGTGATTAGCTATGGAAAAATTAGCGGTGCCATGGGAAATTTTGCTCATGCTCCGCTTGAATTTGAAGAAGAAGTTTGTAAAAATTTAGATCTAAAGCCAGCACCAGTTTCAAACCAAGTTATACAAAGAGATCGTTACGCACAAGTTATCTCAGCTTTAGCTATTTTAGCTTCAAGTTGTGAGCAAATTGCTGTTGCTATCCGCCATTTTCAAAGAACAGAAGTATATGAAGCTGAAGAATATTTTTCTCAAGGACAAAAAGGAAGCTCAGCTATGCCTCATAAAAGAAATCCTGTTTTGAGTGAAAATATCACCGGTCTTTGCAGGATGATAAGAGCTTATGTAACGCCTGCTTTAGAAAATGTAGCATTGTGGCACGAAAGAGATATATCGCATTCTAGTGTTGAAAGATTTGTATTACCTGATGCTTTTATTACGACTGATTTTATGCTTTCAAGATTATGTGGTGTGATAGAAAAGCTTTTGGTGTATCCAGAAAACATGATGAAAAATTTAAATTTAACCGGAGGACTTGTATTCTCTCAAAGAGTGTTGCTTGAACTTCCATTTAAAGGTATAAGTAGAGAAGAAGCTTATAAGATTGTTCAAAGAAATGCTATGAAAGTTTGGGCTGATTTGCAAAATGGTAAGCCTGCATTAAATGAAAAAGGCGAGAGTTTGTTTTTGTTAGCTTTATTAGCTGATGAGGATTTGAAAAAGTCTTTAAGTGAAGCAGATATTAGA